Within the Eucalyptus grandis isolate ANBG69807.140 chromosome 1, ASM1654582v1, whole genome shotgun sequence genome, the region GAAAACTAGCAAGAGTATCTACATTGCTTGATAACATTAAAATTTACTGAACGGCATCCAGTCAAGCGATAATTATGGGGCATCAGAGAATATGAGCAGTTCGAGATACGAACTGTTGGTTCCTTTAGCTTTCTATCAGACAAAAGGCTTTGTGTTAGGATCGACAAAATTCCGAGATGTGAAAAAAGGACATTGCAGTCTCTTATTGATCCAATCGTCTGTACAGTAGAAAAATGCAGAGCGATGTGGAAAAAGGGCCATTTTCTTTCTGGAGTTTCAGTCTAGACATAGTCATTAGGAGACTGAACAGAGGGTTTTTCTCTTCTGGACTGGTCTGATTCTGTTTTTCCTActggtttcttttcttcttggtttCTTACACCGGTCCTTTGTAGTTCATCCGCAAGGCTAAGAGGAAGAGTAAAAGAGTTCCATACCAATTTTGACCCTCCACAGCTTAATTGCTGGGTTCATATATTTCCAAATCTTATTTGCTAAAGCTCATTCGAATAATTCCAATAAAAGAGCAACAGGCCCTTCACTTCAGttcaaaatcaccaaaaatGTCTGCAAACCTCCCTAACGCCAATCAAGAAATACAGAACAAACTGGGAATCTTTTAGGTTGAAGTTTGTCAGGCAAAAGTAGCTTATAGCATTGGGACAAATTTGAAGAACAGATCAAACTGCAAGAGCGGAAAAAACAATCTTAAGGCAATTGAGTTAAAGAACATATTGCAGAACTGGAACAGCAGAGAGAGCATCAATTACATGAAGAGAGGTGACTTACTCTTGATCCTCGTCTGTCCAATACACTGACTGACTAATACACTCAACTTGACCATATGACTGAGCATCCTCCAGCTCGTGATCAAGACACCCAGATTCAATGAAGTGCAAATCCTCCAGAAGGATTACATAATGTCTCTGCACTTCCTCTGCACTCTTCTTCCCTCCGACAATGGCCGCGACCACCTCCCACCGATCTGGGTCTTGTTCATCCACCATCGCCAGAGCCACCTCAAACAGCTTGTTCTCTTCCCAACTCCACCCATTGGGAAATTCACCCATCCTCAAGAATACCACAAGATCAAATCCCCCCAGAAAAATGAACAATCAGAAGTTGCTCGTTTctttcaaagaaacaaagtctTCCCCAGATTTTGCTTCACATTCTTGCACTCATCCAAGACACAGATGCCGATAAATCAGAGAACAATAAATCGGAACTTTTTCTCTGATTCCTTGTTTGATTCTATAAGCACAAACACCacccacttcttcttttttgggtttcagGTGTCAGCTGTGGTTCAGGCTTGTTTATTCAGAGAGTGTTGGTGTCAGACACGATTGGCTCACCTGAATTGGGATCTAACCATTGgcgcagagagagaaagagggggacGGAAGGGATAATAAAGGGAGAAATCGAGATTATAAAAAACGAGGACAAGAATTCTAAATCTTAATCCATTTGGACTAAAACTGGAAACCAGTGATTGAAAACAGACATACCAATTACTTCATTAACCAATTCTTGAAGACCCGGAATCTATTTGTTTCCAATTCTAGCACTGGATTCCAAAGGGTGTTAGATCCGGAGCCACAGCAACACTCATATTTTATTCGGAGTTTAGGAATTTAAAAACCCAATAATGGCAAACGACCAACTGATTTCATCCTCCGCCCaatcaaaacattttccaaattaaattaTCGATGCATATTCTACCTTGCAAGAAAGGGAAACGACTTTTGTGGTGGGATTGCACGTTACCTGACTTTATCTTGGTAAATATTTCCAAGCAGTGAGTCCCCCAACTGGGTCACTCTCAAGGACTTTTTAGGAGGTGGAATTGGAAGGGCTGGAAATTGGGAGGAAAAGGATTCAAAGACTTTTAACAAAAGATGGAGGAAAATCTCAAAAGAAAGATTGCTTTTTTGGGTCCAGTTTTTCTTTGTAGGGATCTGTCAGCAAGTGAGAAACATGAGCCAATTCCCCACTCCTAAGTTGAGCAACACACTTTTTGGTATTTTGTATTGAATGAGGTTTTCCAAGGGAGGGGAAGCTTTTGCGCGATGAATGCTAACCAGCTGTCTCCTTCAATTCGGACAAGTTATGGACCCCAGGGGATTTGCAGTCGCACCATATCTTTTGGCCTCTTTTCGGGCCTTTGCTTATTCcacttcaattcaaaattggcgTCAGCCTCCTCCTATATTcaaagaaattacatgtcaCTCGTGCTTGTCAATTCAAATGCATGACAACTAGGATGACTGAGAAAGAACACCTCAAACAGGGCTTTTGTTCCAATGTTATGCAGAGCACCCTAATATAAAAACCAACGGTGCTGGATATATTAAAATCACTGTTTTTAGTGTgatattttaaattgatataaggTATCAAGATAATTTTCTAACTTGAAAGCTTAGTTATAATCTATCAGGTTGCTGAGTATGccaatttgcatattaataatatatatacagCACTACTATGATGCAAATGTCAACTTTGAATTAAGCCCTCTCCTAAGTCCTCATATGAGTTAATAATCTTGCCTAATATGAAGTGAACTAGTCATGGAATGGACCCATACACGACTCCACCAAAAGATTATGAATTGTCAATCCCACTTGATTTCTGCACTATATTTAGCTTAATTTAGAGCACACAAACCATAGACTAAATTCCCAACCCATCACCTCCAACCAAATTGAATGTTTTCTTCTACAATAAAAAAGATGCCCTTGATTACACAACTTCAAAGACATCCATCATTCTAAATTTACAAATATAGTAGATCGTGTCGATTGACATAATGGTAGACCATTTGTTAAATCAATCTCTCTTAACACGCATTTGACAATTGGAGAGAGGCAGTCAGCCATCATTGTCACCTTGTTTTGCTATACATTGATAACAAAGTTAAGGAGAAAGCGATTGTAACTTAATAATGTTATCTTATTTCGTGGATGGGACCCCTGAAAACATAATCATATCATCCATTTGTAATTTGTGGGGTCATTCAAGAGAGGATGATTGAGGTGTCTCTTTAATGTTCATGGTTGATTGTTAGGCAGGATTGGTGGGGTCGGGATTAAGACCACACAAATCACGAGCACATAGTCATTTTTCTTTGCCCAGACAAAAAGAACTATGTTGGTCTTTTTTCAAATGATCGATTGTTTGCGCAAAACATATTTTCTTTAAGAGATCTGTGATGCTATTTAGAAAATGGAACAGAAGTTGTTCGACTATCTCATAGATCCTTTTACATGCTTCATTAAGCATGACACGCACGGTAAGAGTTAGCATTTGCTGCACAGTGAAAAGATCCTTACTGCAAAATATGGGATTTGGGCACTTCAAGCGCTCTAACTCGGATTAATTAAGCACTGATGATCCAGATTTAGGTAAGGCTGAAGTTGATTGTTGATCCCTGGTGGGATAGAGCTAAAATATTGGATCAGTCGCAGGTCAGCCGCCAAAGCACAATGAATGGCCGGGGATTCCTACTCTAGCCTACGTGAAAACTCGTGTAATTTGTACCCAGCTAGGACTGTTATAAAATAATGTCTTTGGAGCAGCATTGAAGATTTC harbors:
- the LOC104434453 gene encoding protein RADIALIS-like 4 produces the protein MGEFPNGWSWEENKLFEVALAMVDEQDPDRWEVVAAIVGGKKSAEEVQRHYVILLEDLHFIESGCLDHELEDAQSYGQVECISQSVYWTDEDQELFIQLDIN